One Hyphomicrobiales bacterium DNA segment encodes these proteins:
- a CDS encoding prolipoprotein diacylglyceryl transferase: VLSLGDLVSAAAPIGLFFGRIANFINGELFGRASDVPWAMAFPAGGPEPRHPSQLYEAALEGAVLFLVLNFMIRRGALQRPGLVFGTLLVGYGLARGFAEFFRMPDAQIGFLWGGLTMGMALSAPMVLIGVGLVVYARRAPAPEAK; this comes from the coding sequence CCGTCCTGTCGCTCGGCGACCTCGTCTCCGCCGCCGCCCCCATCGGCCTGTTCTTCGGCCGCATCGCCAATTTCATCAACGGCGAGCTGTTCGGCCGGGCGAGCGACGTGCCCTGGGCGATGGCGTTTCCCGCCGGCGGGCCCGAGCCGCGCCACCCGAGCCAGCTCTACGAGGCGGCCTTGGAAGGCGCGGTGCTGTTCCTCGTCCTGAATTTCATGATCCGCCGCGGCGCGCTGCAAAGGCCCGGCCTTGTCTTCGGCACCCTGCTCGTCGGCTACGGGCTGGCCCGCGGCTTCGCCGAGTTCTTCCGCATGCCCGACGCCCAGATCGGCTTTCTGTGGGGCGGGCTCACCATGGGCATGGCGCTGTCCGCGCCGATGGTCCTGATCGGCGTCGGGCTCGTCGTCTACGCGCGGCGCGCGCCCGCGCCCGAGGCGAAATGA
- a CDS encoding SAM-dependent methyltransferase, which produces MSAPLLVEIRRRIEQAGPMSMADYMELALGDPAHGYYPTRDPFGGKGDFITAPEISQMFGEIVGIWTAHMWGALGRPAPFAFIELGPGRGTLMADMLRAGSLAPGFAEAARVHLVETSPALRCRQRAALREADVPVSWHQSFAEVPPGPMILVANEFFDALPVHQYARAQDGWRERVVGLDPAGHLSLQTAETRSILAEFGQAEPGTVVEISPQRAAFSAEIGARLAQSGGAALIIDYGYSGPAPGDTFQAVKGHAYADPLENPGEADLTAHVDFAALCGAARAAGARSYGPITQAAFLTALGIAVRADKLKVARPDQAAKIDAALARLIGPDEMGTLFKVAALTGPAGPPPPPFAGD; this is translated from the coding sequence ATGAGCGCGCCGCTTCTCGTAGAGATCCGCCGGCGGATCGAGCAGGCAGGCCCGATGAGCATGGCGGACTATATGGAGCTGGCGCTTGGCGACCCCGCCCACGGCTATTACCCGACCCGCGACCCGTTCGGCGGCAAGGGCGATTTCATCACCGCGCCGGAAATAAGCCAGATGTTCGGCGAGATCGTGGGCATCTGGACGGCGCACATGTGGGGCGCGCTCGGCCGCCCCGCCCCCTTCGCCTTCATCGAGCTCGGGCCCGGCCGCGGCACGCTGATGGCCGACATGCTGCGGGCGGGCTCCCTCGCCCCGGGCTTTGCCGAGGCAGCCCGGGTGCATCTCGTCGAGACCAGTCCCGCCCTGCGCTGCCGCCAGCGCGCCGCCCTGCGCGAGGCCGACGTCCCCGTGTCGTGGCACCAAAGCTTCGCCGAGGTCCCGCCCGGACCGATGATCCTCGTCGCCAACGAGTTCTTCGACGCCCTGCCGGTGCATCAATATGCGCGCGCGCAAGACGGCTGGCGCGAGCGCGTCGTCGGCCTTGATCCTGCCGGCCACCTTAGCTTGCAAACAGCGGAAACCCGCAGCATCCTGGCGGAATTCGGCCAGGCAGAACCGGGCACGGTCGTCGAGATTTCGCCGCAGCGGGCGGCATTTTCCGCGGAAATCGGCGCCCGGCTGGCGCAATCGGGCGGCGCGGCGCTGATCATCGACTATGGCTATTCCGGCCCCGCCCCCGGCGACACATTTCAGGCGGTCAAGGGCCACGCCTACGCCGATCCCCTGGAAAATCCGGGCGAGGCCGACCTCACCGCCCATGTCGACTTTGCCGCCCTGTGCGGGGCTGCCCGCGCCGCCGGCGCCCGTTCCTACGGACCCATCACCCAGGCCGCATTTCTGACCGCGCTCGGCATCGCCGTCCGGGCCGACAAGCTCAAGGTCGCGCGGCCCGATCAGGCGGCCAAGATCGACGCCGCCCTAGCCCGTCTGATCGGCCCCGATGAGATGGGGACCCTGTTCAAGGTCGCGGCCCTTACCGGGCCGGCCGGTCCGCCGCCGCCGCCCTTTGCCGGCGATTGA
- the pgeF gene encoding peptidoglycan editing factor PgeF has product MVECLKAENLQALAGIAHGFFSRDSGVSQGIYASLNCGLGSADHRAAVAENRARIAGEMGVAPERLVTPYQIHSANVVFAEKPWRPGPEAPRADAVVTKRERLAVGVSTADCAPILLADAQARVIAAAHAGWRGALAGIIEATVKTMERLGAERGNIAAAIGPTISQGAYEVGTEFRDRFLAADAANARFFVTGPGGQPHFDLTGFVRAGLDGAGIGAAHDPAVCTYNDEARFYSYRRATHRGEPDYGRQLSVIVLC; this is encoded by the coding sequence ATGGTCGAATGCCTGAAAGCTGAGAACCTGCAAGCCCTTGCCGGAATCGCTCACGGCTTCTTCAGCCGCGACAGCGGCGTCTCGCAGGGAATTTACGCGTCGCTCAATTGCGGCCTCGGCTCGGCCGACCACCGCGCCGCGGTTGCGGAAAACCGCGCCCGGATCGCCGGCGAGATGGGCGTTGCGCCGGAACGCCTCGTCACGCCCTATCAGATCCACTCCGCCAATGTGGTCTTCGCCGAAAAGCCCTGGCGGCCGGGCCCCGAGGCGCCGCGCGCCGACGCGGTCGTCACCAAGCGCGAGCGCCTCGCTGTCGGCGTTTCGACGGCAGACTGCGCGCCGATCCTCCTTGCCGATGCGCAAGCGCGCGTCATCGCCGCCGCCCATGCCGGCTGGCGCGGCGCTCTTGCCGGCATCATCGAGGCGACGGTCAAGACCATGGAGCGGCTCGGCGCCGAGCGCGGCAACATCGCCGCCGCCATCGGGCCCACCATCTCGCAGGGCGCCTATGAGGTCGGGACCGAGTTCCGGGACAGGTTCCTTGCCGCCGACGCGGCCAACGCCCGCTTCTTCGTCACCGGCCCCGGCGGCCAGCCGCATTTCGACCTTACCGGCTTCGTGCGCGCCGGACTTGATGGTGCCGGCATCGGCGCGGCGCACGATCCCGCGGTCTGCACCTATAACGATGAGGCGCGGTTTTACAGCTATCGGCGCGCGACCCACCGCGGCGAGCCCGACTATGGCCGCCAGCTCTCGGTCATTGTCCTGTGTTGA
- a CDS encoding ribose-phosphate pyrophosphokinase, which produces MKLVAGNSNRPLAEEIAGYLDLSLTKCIVRRFADMEVFVEVEENVRGEDVFAIQSTSYPANDHLMELLIIIDALRRASAERITAVIPYFGYARQDRKVGPRTPISAKLVANLITEAGANRVLTLDLHAGQIQGFFDIPTDNLYAAPVMVRDIRERNKIDHVMVVSPDVGGVVRARGLAQRIDAQLAIVDKRREQPGESEVMNIIGDVKSRSCIMVDDIVDSGGTLCNAAEALLDKGATDVSAYITHGVLSGNAVARIAASRLKELIITDSIHATDAVREASNIRLLTIAPLIGEAIRRTALEESVSSLFH; this is translated from the coding sequence ATGAAGCTGGTCGCGGGCAACTCGAACCGCCCTCTCGCGGAAGAGATCGCCGGCTATCTCGATTTGTCACTGACCAAATGCATCGTGCGCCGCTTCGCCGACATGGAGGTCTTCGTCGAGGTGGAGGAAAATGTCCGCGGCGAGGACGTGTTCGCCATTCAGTCGACATCCTATCCCGCCAACGACCATCTGATGGAGCTGTTGATCATCATCGACGCGCTGCGGCGCGCCTCGGCGGAGCGGATCACCGCGGTGATCCCCTATTTCGGTTATGCCCGCCAGGACCGAAAAGTGGGACCGCGCACGCCGATCTCGGCCAAGCTAGTCGCCAATCTGATCACCGAGGCCGGCGCCAACCGGGTGCTGACCCTCGACCTGCACGCCGGCCAGATCCAAGGCTTTTTCGACATTCCGACCGACAATCTCTACGCCGCGCCGGTGATGGTTCGCGACATCCGCGAGCGCAACAAGATCGACCATGTCATGGTCGTCTCGCCGGACGTCGGCGGCGTGGTGCGCGCGCGCGGGCTTGCCCAGCGCATCGACGCCCAGCTCGCCATCGTCGACAAGCGCCGCGAGCAGCCCGGCGAGAGCGAGGTCATGAACATCATTGGCGACGTCAAGAGCCGCTCCTGCATCATGGTCGACGACATCGTCGATTCCGGCGGCACCTTGTGCAATGCCGCCGAGGCGCTGCTGGACAAGGGCGCGACTGACGTTTCCGCCTACATCACCCACGGCGTTCTGTCCGGCAACGCGGTTGCCCGCATCGCCGCCTCGCGGCTCAAGGAACTGATCATCACCGATTCCATCCATGCGACGGACGCGGTGCGCGAGGCCAGCAATATCCGCCTGTTGACCATCGCGCCGCTAATCGGCGAGGCGATCCGGCGCACGGCGCTGGAGGAGTCCGTCTCCAGCCTGTTTCACTGA
- a CDS encoding SCO family protein, with translation MRQFLVALVVAVVTAAAPASAHSLQELQTQLGDREQYFQPLDRPAPEFVLKDPDGRTVSLESLRGEVVVLHFIYTQCPDVCPLHAEKIAELQRMVNESAMRERVRFITITTDPVHDTPEVMRDYGPAHGLDPVNWTFLTSGPEEPEKTRDLAKQFGHVFTLTDDGFQIHGIVTHVIDREGRLRANFHGLKFEPTNLVVHINALTNDLHAKPHPDEPESLWDRLKALF, from the coding sequence ATGCGCCAGTTTCTTGTGGCACTTGTTGTGGCCGTTGTGACGGCGGCCGCGCCCGCTTCGGCGCATTCTTTGCAAGAACTGCAGACGCAGCTCGGCGATCGCGAGCAGTATTTTCAGCCGCTTGACCGCCCGGCTCCGGAATTCGTGCTGAAAGATCCCGACGGGCGGACGGTGTCGCTGGAAAGCCTTCGCGGCGAGGTGGTCGTTCTGCATTTCATTTACACGCAGTGCCCCGACGTTTGCCCCCTTCATGCGGAGAAGATCGCCGAGTTGCAGCGCATGGTGAACGAGTCGGCGATGCGCGAGCGGGTGCGCTTCATCACCATCACCACCGATCCGGTGCATGATACGCCCGAGGTGATGCGCGACTACGGTCCGGCCCATGGCCTTGACCCGGTCAACTGGACCTTCCTGACCAGTGGCCCGGAAGAGCCCGAAAAGACTCGCGATCTCGCCAAACAATTCGGCCATGTCTTCACGCTGACGGATGACGGTTTTCAGATTCACGGGATCGTCACGCATGTGATCGACCGGGAAGGGCGGCTGCGCGCGAACTTTCACGGCCTCAAATTCGAGCCGACTAATCTCGTCGTTCACATCAACGCCCTGACCAACGATCTTCACGCCAAACCGCATCCGGACGAGCCGGAATCGCTCTGGGACCGCTTGAAGGCCCTGTTCTGA
- a CDS encoding cytochrome c, giving the protein MELHAPRIAFVVLLGVVVAAGVAFGGLSLASRSHSSKFTQGQALYAEHCAACHGAKLEGQPNWQDALPNGRLPAPPHDASGHTWHHADSVIFKITKHGVGAVLPGYESDMPAFAETLSDDEIKAVLTFIKSTWPRREREYQEAQSKARP; this is encoded by the coding sequence ATGGAGCTACATGCGCCGCGCATCGCTTTCGTTGTACTGCTGGGAGTGGTCGTCGCAGCCGGAGTTGCATTCGGCGGACTTTCGCTTGCCAGCCGGTCGCACTCGTCGAAGTTCACCCAAGGGCAGGCGCTTTATGCCGAACATTGCGCTGCCTGCCATGGCGCGAAGCTCGAAGGCCAGCCGAATTGGCAAGACGCTCTGCCGAACGGAAGATTGCCGGCCCCGCCGCATGACGCCAGCGGCCACACCTGGCACCACGCCGATTCGGTGATCTTCAAGATCACCAAGCATGGCGTAGGTGCGGTCCTTCCCGGATATGAGAGCGATATGCCGGCCTTTGCGGAGACCCTGAGCGACGATGAAATCAAGGCCGTCCTCACCTTCATTAAGAGCACCTGGCCGCGCCGGGAGCGCGAATATCAGGAGGCGCAGTCGAAAGCCCGGCCATGA
- a CDS encoding exo-alpha-sialidase has protein sequence MQKKFSRRWVLAGAAVALLAVAAGVTLRLQATESMPVSQLARDTHIHGLAVDRSDPAFLLIATHHGLFRAGPDGRAERISVVQDFMGFNAHPSDLHMLFASGHPPEGGNLGFVASTDGGNSWTRISPGLNGPVDFHQMTVSPADPQTIYGAYGGIQVSRDGGTTWQRSGSAPPRLIGLAASARDTETLYAATEGGLLVSTDAGASWKPVLEGSPASLVEVAQQGIVYVFVLGRGLLRSAEQQIDFSTASSDWGNRFLLHLAVDPTDPERLFAATQHGQILVSTDHGRSWAPFGK, from the coding sequence ATGCAAAAGAAGTTCAGCCGGAGGTGGGTTCTGGCCGGCGCCGCGGTCGCGTTATTGGCGGTCGCGGCGGGTGTCACGCTCCGCTTGCAGGCGACGGAATCCATGCCGGTTTCGCAGCTTGCCCGCGACACCCATATTCACGGCCTTGCCGTTGACCGGAGCGACCCGGCCTTTCTGCTGATTGCGACGCATCATGGCCTTTTCCGCGCCGGGCCGGACGGCCGCGCCGAGCGGATATCGGTGGTGCAGGACTTCATGGGGTTCAACGCCCATCCGAGCGACCTGCATATGCTGTTCGCCAGCGGCCATCCGCCGGAGGGCGGCAATCTCGGCTTTGTCGCCTCGACCGACGGCGGCAATAGTTGGACGCGGATTTCGCCCGGCCTGAATGGTCCGGTCGACTTCCACCAGATGACCGTCAGCCCCGCCGATCCGCAGACCATCTATGGAGCTTATGGCGGCATCCAGGTGAGCCGCGACGGCGGCACGACATGGCAGCGATCCGGCTCGGCGCCGCCGCGGCTGATCGGCCTTGCCGCTTCCGCGAGAGACACCGAGACGCTCTATGCCGCGACCGAAGGCGGACTTCTGGTCAGCACCGACGCCGGCGCGTCATGGAAGCCGGTTCTCGAAGGTTCGCCGGCGAGCCTCGTCGAGGTGGCGCAGCAGGGGATCGTGTATGTGTTCGTCCTCGGCCGTGGGCTGTTGCGATCGGCCGAGCAGCAGATCGACTTTTCGACAGCGAGCAGCGACTGGGGCAACCGCTTTCTGCTGCATCTCGCGGTCGATCCAACCGATCCGGAGCGGCTCTTCGCGGCGACGCAACATGGTCAGATTCTTGTCAGCACCGACCATGGCCGAAGCTGGGCGCCGTTCGGCAAGTGA
- a CDS encoding 50S ribosomal protein L25/general stress protein Ctc, with protein MSKVVELKAAARDGVGKGAARATRRAGFVPAVIYGDKQPPEPIAIERKELATLIKAGGFLTTLFSVELNGERSRVIPRDVQFDPVRDFPLHVDFLRLGEGARLDVSVPVQFINDELSPGIKRGGVLNIVRHEIEVNCLADLIPDHLVADLTGTDIGDSIHISAIPLPEGVKPTITDRDFTVATVAAPAVLKIEEEEAVEEEEGVEGEGEEEEGEGEAEGEAEGKGEAKEED; from the coding sequence ATGTCGAAAGTCGTTGAGCTGAAAGCAGCCGCGCGCGACGGGGTCGGCAAGGGGGCCGCCCGGGCAACGCGGCGGGCCGGCTTCGTGCCGGCCGTGATCTACGGTGACAAACAGCCCCCCGAGCCGATCGCCATCGAGCGCAAGGAGTTGGCGACGCTGATCAAGGCGGGAGGATTCCTGACCACCCTTTTCTCCGTCGAACTGAACGGGGAAAGATCGCGCGTCATTCCGCGTGACGTGCAGTTCGACCCGGTGCGCGATTTCCCGCTCCACGTCGATTTCCTGCGCCTTGGCGAGGGCGCGCGCCTCGACGTGTCGGTGCCCGTGCAGTTCATCAATGATGAACTGTCGCCAGGGATCAAGCGCGGCGGCGTGCTCAACATCGTCCGCCACGAGATCGAGGTGAACTGCCTGGCCGATCTGATCCCCGACCATCTGGTCGCCGACCTGACCGGTACCGACATCGGCGACTCGATTCATATCTCGGCGATCCCCTTGCCTGAAGGCGTCAAGCCGACGATCACCGACCGCGACTTCACAGTCGCCACCGTCGCCGCGCCGGCCGTCCTGAAGATCGAAGAAGAGGAGGCCGTGGAAGAAGAGGAAGGCGTCGAGGGCGAAGGCGAAGAGGAAGAAGGCGAAGGCGAGGCCGAGGGCGAGGCCGAAGGCAAGGGCGAGGCCAAAGAGGAGGACTGA
- the pth gene encoding aminoacyl-tRNA hydrolase, with protein sequence MILLVGLGNPGSRYLFNRHNIGFMAVDAIWHRHGFAPWRSRFQGAAAEGRLGEVQSLLLKPQTYMNESGRAVAAAMRFYKLGTDAVIVFHDELDLAPGKLRTKTGGGVAGHNGLRSLAAHIGPEFRRVRLGIGHPGDKHLVYDYVLHDFAKSDLDWLEPLLAAIAEHAPLIAAGKNSSFMNKVHLSLNPPEEEPEETGDDADTEQAG encoded by the coding sequence ATGATCCTGCTCGTGGGGCTCGGCAATCCGGGCAGCCGTTACCTTTTCAATCGGCACAATATCGGCTTCATGGCGGTCGACGCGATCTGGCATCGGCACGGCTTCGCCCCGTGGCGCAGCCGCTTCCAGGGCGCGGCCGCGGAAGGCCGGCTCGGCGAGGTCCAGAGCCTGCTTCTCAAGCCCCAGACCTATATGAACGAATCCGGCCGCGCGGTGGCCGCCGCCATGCGCTTCTATAAACTCGGCACCGACGCCGTGATCGTGTTCCACGACGAGCTCGACCTGGCCCCCGGCAAGCTGCGCACCAAGACCGGCGGCGGGGTCGCCGGCCATAACGGCTTGCGCTCGCTCGCCGCCCATATCGGCCCGGAGTTCCGCCGGGTGCGGCTCGGCATCGGCCATCCCGGCGACAAGCATCTGGTCTACGACTATGTGCTGCACGATTTCGCCAAATCCGACCTCGATTGGCTCGAGCCGCTGCTCGCGGCGATCGCCGAGCACGCGCCGCTGATCGCCGCCGGCAAGAATTCGAGCTTCATGAACAAGGTCCATCTGAGCCTCAACCCGCCCGAAGAAGAGCCCGAAGAAACGGGCGACGACGCGGACACGGAGCAAGCCGGCTAG
- the ychF gene encoding redox-regulated ATPase YchF, translating to MGFKCGIVGLPNVGKSTLFNALTQTAAAQAENYPFCTIDPTVGEVAVPDPRLDTIGKIAKSPRIVPTRLTFVDIAGLVRGASKGEGLGNRFLAYIREVDAIAYVLRCFEDPDVTHVEGRIDPIADAETLETELMLADLDSLERRREALEKRARGGDREAKSQLHLVDRALELLRDGKPARLAFIAKEDKAAFRALNLLTSKRALYVCNVDEASAATGNAYSRSVEDMVARQAREAAAASGAQPRPPAVVVISAKIEAELAQLDRQERRDYLSTLGLAEPGLDRLIRAGYELLDLITFFTAGPKEAHAWTLVRGATAVEAAAVIHTDFARGFIRALTIAYDDYVAHGGEQGARDAGKARDEGKDYVVKDGDVLLFKFAV from the coding sequence ATGGGCTTCAAGTGCGGCATCGTCGGGCTGCCCAATGTCGGCAAGTCCACCCTGTTCAACGCCTTGACGCAGACCGCGGCGGCGCAGGCGGAGAACTATCCCTTCTGCACCATCGATCCCACTGTCGGCGAGGTGGCGGTGCCCGACCCGCGCCTCGACACGATCGGCAAAATCGCCAAGTCGCCGCGCATCGTGCCGACCAGGCTGACCTTCGTCGACATCGCCGGCCTGGTGCGCGGCGCCTCCAAGGGCGAAGGGCTGGGCAACCGCTTTCTCGCCTATATCCGCGAGGTCGACGCCATCGCCTATGTGCTGCGCTGCTTCGAGGATCCCGACGTCACCCATGTCGAGGGGCGCATCGACCCGATCGCCGATGCCGAGACCCTGGAAACCGAGCTGATGCTGGCCGACCTGGACAGCCTCGAGCGCCGCCGCGAGGCGCTGGAGAAAAGGGCCCGCGGAGGCGACCGGGAGGCCAAGTCGCAACTCCACCTTGTCGACCGCGCGCTTGAGCTGCTTCGCGACGGCAAGCCTGCGCGGCTCGCCTTCATCGCCAAGGAGGACAAGGCCGCCTTCCGGGCGCTGAACCTGCTCACCTCCAAGCGCGCGCTCTATGTCTGCAACGTCGACGAGGCCTCGGCCGCCACCGGCAACGCCTATTCCCGCAGCGTCGAGGACATGGTCGCCCGGCAGGCGCGCGAAGCGGCCGCCGCCTCCGGCGCCCAGCCCAGGCCGCCCGCGGTGGTCGTCATCTCGGCCAAGATCGAGGCCGAGCTGGCGCAGCTCGACCGGCAAGAGCGGCGCGACTATCTCTCCACCCTCGGCCTTGCCGAGCCGGGGCTCGACCGGCTGATCCGCGCCGGCTACGAGCTGCTCGACCTCATCACCTTCTTCACCGCCGGGCCGAAGGAGGCCCACGCCTGGACGCTTGTCCGCGGCGCCACCGCCGTCGAGGCCGCGGCGGTCATCCACACCGATTTCGCCCGCGGTTTCATCCGCGCCTTGACCATCGCTTACGACGACTATGTCGCCCACGGCGGCGAACAGGGCGCGCGCGACGCCGGCAAGGCCCGCGACGAGGGCAAGGACTATGTGGTCAAGGACGGCGACGTGCTGTTGTTCAAGTTCGCGGTTTGA
- a CDS encoding MaoC family dehydratase gives MEQRIYFDDLPAGETVRFPASYPVSAEEIVEFASAYDPQPMHLSEEAGKASILGGLAASGWHACAMAMRLMSDGYIDRAVAMGSPGLDELKWLKPVRPGDTLYMERTCLEARLLRSKPGVGVCKFRWVVYNQADEPVVDMVGAQMFFTREQAQAGERA, from the coding sequence ATGGAACAGCGAATCTATTTCGACGATCTTCCGGCCGGCGAGACGGTCCGGTTTCCGGCGAGCTATCCAGTCAGCGCCGAGGAGATCGTCGAATTCGCCAGCGCCTACGACCCGCAGCCGATGCATCTGAGCGAGGAGGCGGGCAAGGCCTCGATCCTCGGCGGTCTGGCGGCGTCCGGCTGGCATGCCTGCGCGATGGCCATGCGGCTGATGTCGGACGGCTACATAGACCGCGCCGTGGCCATGGGCTCGCCCGGCCTCGACGAGTTGAAATGGCTGAAGCCCGTGCGTCCCGGCGACACGCTCTACATGGAGCGCACCTGCCTTGAGGCGCGGCTTCTGAGGAGCAAGCCCGGTGTCGGCGTCTGCAAGTTCCGCTGGGTGGTCTACAACCAGGCCGACGAGCCCGTCGTCGACATGGTCGGCGCGCAGATGTTCTTCACCCGGGAACAGGCGCAGGCGGGAGAGCGCGCCTGA
- a CDS encoding MaoC family dehydratase has translation MHYFEDITVGEPAEIGTHTFTEDEMLRFAEKYDRQDYHLDPEAAKTGPFGGLIASGWYTGAVFQGFFARHLLKIADDLRRAGRPVARLGPSPGFTDLKWPRPVFAGDTVSFRTTVEKKRPLATRPGWGAVHFHNEGFNQKGELVYAFHGVTFIERRPA, from the coding sequence ATGCACTATTTCGAGGATATCACGGTGGGCGAGCCGGCCGAGATCGGCACCCACACCTTCACCGAGGACGAGATGCTCCGCTTTGCGGAAAAATACGACCGCCAGGACTATCACCTCGACCCGGAAGCCGCCAAGACGGGACCCTTCGGCGGGCTGATCGCCAGCGGCTGGTACACCGGCGCGGTGTTCCAGGGCTTCTTCGCCCGCCATCTCCTCAAGATCGCCGACGATCTGCGCCGGGCCGGAAGGCCGGTCGCCCGCCTCGGGCCGTCGCCGGGTTTCACGGACTTGAAATGGCCGCGGCCGGTCTTTGCCGGCGACACGGTCAGCTTCCGCACCACGGTGGAGAAAAAGCGCCCGCTCGCCACTCGGCCCGGCTGGGGCGCCGTGCATTTCCACAATGAGGGCTTCAACCAGAAGGGCGAGCTCGTCTACGCCTTCCACGGCGTCACCTTCATCGAGCGACGGCCCGCCTGA
- a CDS encoding alpha/beta hydrolase, with protein sequence MGAHRLDIETVGRGRPLVLLHSLLSDRTSFKPLADRISGRRLILVNMPGFGLSEPAEPVAGYAERIAELFDALSLAPDTDILGNGLGGFVALTLAMHHGERFRRLVLVGSAVGFPEAGRATFRALAGKVEEAGMGAVAQAAMQRLFPDDFIAANPKLIAGRKAVFEGIDASVFASACRALAILDLGADLDKVRNPILIVVGEKDAATPAPLARELAGRLADASVVELLGLGHCPHMQDPDALLAAVSDFLGL encoded by the coding sequence ATGGGCGCGCACCGGTTGGACATCGAGACGGTAGGGCGGGGGCGCCCGCTGGTGCTGCTGCATTCGCTGCTGTCCGACCGCACATCGTTCAAGCCGCTCGCTGACAGGATTTCCGGGCGGCGGCTGATTCTGGTCAACATGCCGGGATTCGGCCTTTCTGAGCCGGCCGAGCCGGTCGCGGGCTATGCCGAGCGCATCGCCGAACTGTTCGACGCGCTGTCGCTCGCCCCCGACACCGATATTCTCGGCAACGGTCTCGGCGGCTTCGTGGCGCTGACACTGGCGATGCACCATGGCGAGAGGTTCCGCCGCTTGGTCCTGGTCGGCAGCGCCGTCGGCTTTCCCGAGGCGGGACGCGCGACCTTCAGGGCGCTTGCCGGCAAGGTCGAGGAGGCGGGCATGGGGGCGGTCGCTCAGGCCGCGATGCAGCGCCTGTTTCCCGACGATTTCATTGCCGCAAACCCCAAATTGATCGCCGGCCGCAAGGCCGTCTTCGAAGGCATCGACGCGAGCGTCTTTGCGTCCGCCTGCCGGGCGCTCGCCATTCTCGACCTTGGCGCCGATCTGGATAAGGTCCGCAACCCGATCCTGATCGTGGTCGGCGAGAAGGATGCCGCGACGCCGGCGCCGCTTGCCCGCGAACTGGCGGGGCGTCTAGCCGATGCCAGTGTCGTCGAACTGCTCGGCCTCGGCCACTGCCCGCATATGCAGGACCCCGACGCCTTGCTCGCCGCCGTTTCCGATTTCCTCGGCCTCTGA
- a CDS encoding DoxX family protein — protein MNSDKAALYIPALGGFYSSLDGLAEPLLRVFVGLSLMPHGAQKLFGMFGGGGISGTAQFFENSGYAPAVFWVVVVGLTELVGGLAITVGLFTRLAALFAFIEMAVLVLIHHMPNGFFVTQGGYEFALLWGIALFYFLIRGGGRYSIDAAIGKEF, from the coding sequence ATGAACTCGGATAAAGCCGCATTGTATATTCCCGCCCTGGGCGGGTTCTATTCATCGCTCGACGGGCTCGCCGAGCCGCTGCTGCGCGTCTTTGTGGGGCTCTCGCTCATGCCGCACGGGGCGCAAAAGCTGTTCGGCATGTTCGGCGGCGGGGGCATTTCCGGAACCGCGCAATTCTTCGAGAACTCGGGATATGCGCCGGCCGTTTTCTGGGTCGTCGTCGTCGGGCTCACCGAGCTGGTCGGCGGGCTGGCCATAACGGTGGGCCTGTTCACGCGGCTGGCGGCCCTGTTCGCGTTCATCGAGATGGCCGTTCTGGTGCTGATTCATCACATGCCCAATGGATTTTTCGTCACGCAGGGCGGTTATGAATTCGCGCTCCTGTGGGGGATCGCGCTATTCTACTTCCTGATCCGCGGCGGCGGGCGCTACTCGATCGACGCCGCGATCGGCAAGGAGTTCTGA